From the genome of Fimbriimonadaceae bacterium, one region includes:
- the hutI gene encoding imidazolonepropionase: MSRFAVVHAGQLVTLRGRAGARPGPEMDELSIIEDGAMIVADGQIEAVGTTDELSAQLPEDVSDAGGRLVTPGLIDAHTHAVFGGCRANEFEMRCGGFGYQEIAEVGGGIRSSMRSTRAATEDELFELGRQRVQRFFDLGTTTIECKSGYGLTFDDELKMLRVMRRLDDETPMTVVPTLLAAHAIPPEFEGNREAYVNLICDEIIPAVVRRGLAKYVDAFCEDRYFTADEVLKIATTAQKYDLELRLHVDQLTNGGGAALAAELGAKTADHLEQTDEDGIRALAGSKTMPVLLPASVFMLGLDKYPDARRMIDGGLPVVLATDFNPGSSPTQSLPFVMTLACLKMGMSPAEALTACTVNAAASLDLAHDRGTLEAGKRADFAVWEAEDYREIPYWAATVRPHSVYVRGQKVG; encoded by the coding sequence TTGAGCCGCTTTGCGGTGGTCCATGCGGGCCAGCTGGTCACACTGCGAGGCCGGGCGGGGGCACGCCCCGGGCCGGAGATGGACGAGCTTTCGATCATCGAAGATGGGGCGATGATCGTTGCCGATGGGCAGATCGAAGCGGTGGGCACGACGGACGAGCTATCTGCCCAGTTGCCAGAGGACGTTTCGGACGCGGGAGGGCGGCTGGTCACCCCCGGCCTGATCGATGCGCACACGCATGCCGTTTTCGGGGGCTGCCGCGCCAACGAGTTTGAGATGCGATGCGGCGGGTTCGGCTACCAGGAGATTGCCGAGGTGGGGGGCGGCATCCGGTCGTCGATGCGCTCCACAAGAGCTGCCACCGAGGACGAGTTGTTTGAGCTGGGAAGGCAGAGGGTTCAGAGGTTCTTTGATCTGGGAACGACGACGATCGAGTGTAAGTCCGGCTATGGACTGACCTTCGACGACGAGCTGAAAATGCTCCGGGTGATGCGCCGTCTCGACGACGAAACGCCGATGACGGTAGTTCCGACTCTGCTTGCGGCTCACGCCATCCCCCCAGAGTTTGAGGGCAATCGTGAGGCGTATGTAAACCTCATCTGCGACGAAATCATTCCGGCTGTCGTCAGGAGGGGGCTGGCGAAGTACGTCGATGCGTTCTGCGAGGATCGTTACTTTACGGCAGACGAGGTTCTCAAGATCGCGACCACGGCCCAGAAGTACGACCTCGAACTGCGCCTCCATGTCGACCAGCTCACCAACGGCGGCGGGGCCGCGCTTGCGGCGGAGCTTGGGGCCAAGACCGCGGATCATTTGGAGCAGACGGATGAGGACGGGATTCGCGCTTTGGCGGGCTCAAAGACGATGCCTGTGCTGCTTCCGGCGTCGGTCTTCATGCTGGGCCTGGACAAGTATCCAGATGCGCGGCGGATGATCGACGGCGGGCTGCCTGTAGTCCTTGCTACAGACTTCAATCCAGGCTCTTCGCCCACGCAGTCGCTGCCGTTCGTGATGACGCTGGCCTGCCTGAAGATGGGGATGTCGCCCGCTGAGGCGCTGACAGCCTGCACGGTCAACGCCGCCGCAAGCCTCGATTTGGCTCACGATCGCGGCACGCTGGAGGCCGGGAAGCGGGCGGACTTTGCGGTCTGGGAAGCGGAGGACTATCGGGAGATTCCGTACTGGGCGGCGACGGTCAGGCCGCACAGCGTCTATGTGCGCGGGCAAAAGGTGGGCTGA
- a CDS encoding LON peptidase substrate-binding domain-containing protein codes for MAEQLEELALFPLETVLFPFASVQLHVFEDRYREMVSECMEDGRLFGIVLIRSGSETDEHIEPYLVGTAVRIVNLHTYDDGRMDLQVQGEHRFRIRRLDESKPYLTGLVEPVIEGEPDDSPRTDALVLKAREDFQLLVEGLIARPGFNVQVIFPPDPMALSFTIANLLPIENREKQSLLETTDTIERLSRIIPILENQLLEIDDLRSRIYDDRGPRRLTHTDLREWINPN; via the coding sequence ATGGCAGAGCAACTCGAAGAACTCGCCCTTTTCCCCCTGGAGACGGTGCTCTTCCCGTTCGCTTCGGTTCAGCTTCACGTCTTCGAGGATCGGTATCGTGAGATGGTCAGCGAGTGCATGGAAGATGGACGGCTGTTCGGGATTGTGCTGATTCGTTCGGGGTCGGAGACTGACGAGCACATTGAACCGTATCTGGTGGGCACAGCGGTCCGCATCGTCAACTTGCACACCTATGATGACGGCAGGATGGACCTGCAAGTTCAAGGAGAACATCGCTTCCGTATTCGCAGGCTCGATGAATCCAAACCTTATCTCACGGGATTGGTAGAACCCGTCATTGAGGGTGAGCCTGACGATTCACCCCGCACCGATGCTCTGGTCCTCAAGGCCCGCGAGGACTTCCAGCTGCTTGTTGAGGGCCTGATCGCACGCCCAGGATTCAATGTTCAGGTCATTTTCCCGCCGGACCCGATGGCGCTCTCATTCACAATCGCTAACCTGCTTCCAATCGAAAACAGGGAAAAGCAGTCACTGCTCGAAACCACAGATACCATCGAGAGACTAAGCCGAATCATCCCGATTCTTGAAAATCAACTCCTTGAGATCGATGATCTAAGAAGCCGCATTTATGACGATCGAGGGCCGAGACGCCTGACCCATACCGACTTAAGGGAATGGATTAACCCGAATTAG
- a CDS encoding GAF domain-containing protein: protein MSGAIDFDLPNDPAELKRRLTAAIQKIQELQAQIKLAQEKSESQVPRGGMDAGMEVAPINESDVTLRRLVQRIAMILQAEKIVIMFYDREQGDLCGITPAYGIEESRVPHFKVRATQGISGQVFRDGEPVIFHDANNDPRTQKDPFSLLGVQNGITVPLVLEQRDEENRVVDKTTIGVLHAFNKRHGEDFNEEDVRLLERMAKNVGSIIANLQLYREVIEQREELLQTFESLTAGLILVTAEGKVTQMNASARAIFGAGNDAVGKQYHDVINVEEFKTVYDMALRGEETPRRDITTHIAGIERHYQMQAALVRSEEGKEIGVVFILNDITELMNIDKMKSSFVAMASHELRTPLTAIKGFSTTLLDGVEDALYSVDEQKEFLGIVVHECDRLRRLIDDLLNTARIESGESLKPNYTEVDMNTLVQKVVTIQKQASHKHTILSKIEGTLPVMVGDEDKLDQILTNLLNNSIKYAPNGGDIIVHAKVEGKDLVMCVEDHGMGIPKDHVAKIFEKFHRVNNDDNRKIYGTGLGLYLVKHLVEKVHMGTIWCESEVGVGSKFWIRIPTDIDIEKAKELNT, encoded by the coding sequence ATGTCCGGAGCAATAGACTTTGATCTGCCCAATGACCCAGCCGAGTTGAAGCGGCGGTTAACAGCGGCAATCCAAAAAATTCAGGAACTGCAGGCGCAGATCAAACTCGCCCAGGAGAAGAGTGAATCTCAAGTCCCCCGCGGTGGGATGGACGCTGGGATGGAAGTCGCCCCGATTAACGAATCGGATGTGACCCTACGCCGGCTTGTTCAGCGCATCGCCATGATTCTTCAGGCAGAGAAGATCGTGATCATGTTCTATGACCGCGAGCAGGGCGATCTTTGCGGAATTACACCCGCATATGGCATCGAAGAAAGCCGAGTACCGCACTTCAAAGTTCGAGCAACACAAGGAATCTCAGGGCAGGTTTTTCGAGATGGCGAGCCCGTCATCTTCCACGACGCCAACAACGACCCCCGTACGCAAAAGGACCCCTTCTCATTGCTCGGCGTACAGAACGGCATAACCGTCCCGCTTGTGCTTGAACAGCGCGATGAGGAGAACAGAGTGGTGGATAAGACCACAATCGGTGTTCTTCATGCGTTCAACAAGCGCCATGGCGAAGATTTTAACGAGGAAGATGTTCGGCTTCTGGAGAGAATGGCGAAGAACGTTGGTTCGATCATCGCCAACCTTCAACTCTATCGCGAGGTCATCGAACAGCGCGAGGAACTGCTACAAACTTTTGAATCGCTGACTGCCGGTCTGATTCTTGTCACCGCTGAGGGCAAGGTCACGCAGATGAACGCCTCGGCCCGAGCGATCTTCGGGGCTGGCAACGATGCCGTGGGCAAGCAGTACCACGACGTTATCAACGTTGAAGAGTTCAAGACGGTCTACGATATGGCCTTACGTGGTGAGGAAACGCCGAGAAGAGACATCACCACGCATATCGCAGGCATCGAGCGCCATTACCAAATGCAAGCCGCGCTGGTGCGCAGCGAAGAGGGCAAGGAGATTGGCGTTGTCTTTATCCTGAACGACATCACCGAGTTGATGAACATCGACAAGATGAAGTCCAGCTTCGTCGCGATGGCATCTCACGAGTTAAGGACCCCACTCACGGCTATCAAGGGCTTCTCTACGACTCTGCTTGACGGCGTCGAAGACGCGCTGTATTCTGTCGATGAACAAAAGGAGTTTTTGGGAATCGTCGTCCACGAGTGCGACCGCTTGCGGCGGCTCATCGACGACCTTTTGAACACGGCAAGAATCGAATCGGGAGAATCGCTCAAGCCGAACTACACTGAGGTCGATATGAACACCTTGGTTCAAAAAGTTGTTACCATCCAAAAGCAGGCCTCGCACAAGCACACGATCCTCTCCAAGATCGAAGGCACTTTGCCGGTCATGGTTGGGGATGAGGACAAGCTCGACCAGATCCTGACGAACCTGCTCAACAACTCCATCAAGTACGCACCAAACGGTGGCGACATCATCGTCCATGCGAAAGTCGAAGGCAAGGATCTTGTCATGTGCGTCGAGGATCATGGCATGGGCATTCCCAAGGATCACGTGGCCAAGATTTTTGAGAAGTTCCACCGGGTGAACAACGACGATAACCGAAAGATATATGGAACGGGCCTTGGTCTTTACCTGGTCAAGCACCTCGTCGAAAAGGTTCACATGGGCACAATTTGGTGCGAATCCGAAGTTGGTGTGGGTTCGAAGTTCTGGATCAGAATTCCAACCGATATCGACATCGAAAAGGCAAAGGAACTGAATACGTAA
- a CDS encoding agmatinase family protein, giving the protein MSQPHHDPNWPRASAWLEGATLEPTVGKLGILGVPLNRSITPGRCDLAPKAIRDAMFRLSTYDLRHERDIRQVSARDYGDADVSELSPEEALAPIRSAMGRALGESDALVLLGGDNGITRPGVLGFGLPLERVGVVTLDAHLDLRDTKDGLMNGNPIRALLDDGLPGKNVVQIGIQDFANSAAYHRVAKDAGICIVSMQEAVAQGIGKAVGAAFEQLAERVDAIYFDLDIDVLDRAFSPATPGARPGGLTPTQLFEAAYEAGKHPKVKVMDLVEIDPTKDINDVTCLTAATCILHFASGLMERHR; this is encoded by the coding sequence ATGTCACAACCGCACCACGATCCGAACTGGCCTCGGGCTTCGGCCTGGCTGGAGGGCGCGACCCTCGAGCCCACTGTCGGGAAGCTTGGGATTCTCGGCGTTCCGCTGAACCGCTCGATCACCCCCGGCCGGTGCGACCTTGCGCCGAAGGCAATCCGGGATGCGATGTTCAGGCTGAGCACGTACGATCTGCGCCATGAGCGGGACATTCGCCAAGTTTCGGCGCGGGATTATGGCGACGCCGACGTCTCCGAGCTGAGTCCTGAGGAAGCTTTAGCACCGATTCGGTCTGCGATGGGGCGAGCTTTGGGAGAGTCCGATGCGCTGGTTTTACTCGGCGGGGATAACGGGATCACTCGGCCTGGAGTGCTTGGTTTTGGGCTGCCGCTTGAGCGTGTAGGCGTCGTTACACTCGATGCCCATCTGGATTTGCGAGACACCAAGGACGGCCTGATGAACGGCAACCCGATCCGTGCTTTGCTCGATGACGGCCTGCCGGGAAAGAACGTCGTGCAGATCGGGATTCAGGATTTTGCGAATTCAGCCGCTTATCATCGGGTGGCTAAGGATGCGGGCATTTGCATCGTCTCGATGCAGGAGGCTGTAGCCCAGGGTATCGGCAAGGCGGTCGGTGCTGCTTTCGAGCAGCTTGCCGAGCGTGTCGACGCCATCTACTTCGACCTTGACATCGACGTGCTGGACCGCGCGTTCTCTCCGGCGACTCCCGGCGCGAGGCCGGGAGGGCTCACGCCCACCCAGCTTTTTGAGGCGGCCTACGAAGCGGGCAAGCATCCGAAAGTCAAAGTGATGGACCTGGTCGAGATCGACCCGACGAAGGACATCAACGACGTCACCTGCCTCACGGCAGCGACCTGCATCTTGCACTTTGCGTCCGGGCTGATGGAGCGTCACCGTTGA
- a CDS encoding TfoX/Sxy family protein has product MPYTRLLLWEFQTRMIYRPLRYELLMKAADVYDVRARRMFNGMGVYNGEKMFAFLYEAEVGLKLSPEDMQEALELPGAEPLRPDPDSDPMKEYVRIPEEILENFDSFVRWVRLSADYVARKQSKV; this is encoded by the coding sequence TTGCCGTATACACGGCTTTTGCTTTGGGAGTTTCAGACCAGAATGATCTACCGGCCGCTACGCTATGAACTGCTCATGAAAGCAGCAGATGTGTATGACGTCCGGGCGCGACGCATGTTTAACGGCATGGGCGTGTACAACGGAGAGAAGATGTTCGCCTTCCTTTACGAGGCGGAGGTCGGGCTGAAACTGTCTCCCGAAGATATGCAAGAAGCGCTTGAACTGCCTGGAGCGGAACCATTACGCCCCGATCCGGATTCTGACCCTATGAAGGAATATGTCCGGATTCCCGAAGAGATCCTCGAAAACTTCGACTCGTTCGTACGCTGGGTTCGACTCAGTGCGGACTACGTCGCTAGGAAGCAATCGAAGGTTTAG
- a CDS encoding VOC family protein — protein sequence MKYRMSNCIALGVPDKEAAARFYQETMDFERVKDGPGWIEMKTGPLRIFFCSDDVMEPAFDLEVDSLEVAIPRLEAAGCVKEDLVPNEVFMRTPFGHLFAITPKD from the coding sequence ATGAAGTACCGCATGAGCAACTGTATCGCCTTGGGCGTTCCGGACAAGGAGGCCGCCGCTAGGTTCTATCAAGAAACGATGGACTTCGAGCGTGTGAAGGACGGACCTGGCTGGATCGAGATGAAAACCGGACCGTTGAGGATTTTCTTTTGTTCCGACGATGTGATGGAACCGGCGTTTGACCTTGAAGTGGACAGCCTGGAAGTGGCGATTCCAAGACTTGAAGCGGCTGGATGCGTTAAAGAAGACCTTGTCCCGAACGAGGTTTTCATGCGGACGCCGTTTGGACACCTCTTTGCGATTACACCAAAGGACTGA
- the mtaB gene encoding tRNA (N(6)-L-threonylcarbamoyladenosine(37)-C(2))-methylthiotransferase MtaB: MPTAAFTTLGCKVNQYETQRILESFESAGFAVVPFDSPADVYVINTCSVTSIAESKSRYTVRKATRNNPTARVVVTGCAMQMAINKDEPIEGTDVIVPNPDKLNALGYFMKAFPEFAARLKSEPKPPINNSLHTRTRATLKIQDGCSVHCSYCSIPFTRPGMVSRPWRDVIVEAEKMAEMGYREIVLTGVLIGAYGPESGSEGPDFETLVERLSEVEGIARLRISSIEMPQVSDRLIELIKSGKVVPHLHIPLQCGDTEVLQEMNRRYTQDDYLRLCDKLYAQLPDISITTDIMVGFPTETEERFQSSLHVCEEAKYLKAHVFRFSPRFGTPADQWGDPISPQEKTERSHRIQEIANRTADLHMRKFLGRTMRVLVEGKIDQEGLLSGLTDNYLEVKFAGPQSLRRQIAWVRLDEVRDGAVFGELVSEPAEDTHSKGQVMLPMA, translated from the coding sequence ATGCCGACGGCAGCGTTCACGACGCTTGGCTGCAAGGTCAACCAATACGAAACCCAGAGAATTCTGGAGAGCTTTGAGAGCGCGGGCTTCGCGGTCGTCCCCTTTGATTCGCCTGCCGACGTCTACGTCATCAACACTTGCAGCGTCACCAGCATCGCCGAAAGTAAGAGCCGCTACACCGTTCGGAAGGCAACCCGAAACAACCCAACCGCAAGGGTCGTCGTCACCGGCTGCGCCATGCAAATGGCGATCAACAAAGATGAGCCGATTGAAGGGACGGACGTGATCGTCCCCAACCCCGACAAGCTGAACGCCCTCGGATATTTCATGAAGGCATTTCCTGAGTTTGCCGCCCGTTTGAAATCCGAACCCAAGCCACCAATCAATAACTCCCTCCACACTCGAACCCGCGCAACGCTCAAGATTCAGGATGGATGCAGCGTCCATTGCAGCTATTGCAGTATCCCCTTCACCCGCCCAGGGATGGTCTCACGGCCTTGGCGGGATGTCATTGTGGAAGCCGAAAAGATGGCGGAGATGGGCTACCGAGAGATCGTGCTTACCGGCGTTTTGATCGGAGCTTATGGACCGGAATCGGGGAGTGAAGGCCCAGACTTTGAGACTTTAGTTGAGCGGCTATCAGAGGTCGAGGGAATCGCACGCCTGCGCATCTCCAGCATCGAAATGCCCCAAGTTTCGGATCGTCTTATCGAGCTGATTAAGTCAGGAAAAGTGGTTCCACACCTTCACATTCCACTCCAGTGTGGCGACACGGAGGTCCTTCAGGAGATGAATCGCCGCTACACACAGGACGATTACCTACGACTCTGCGACAAGCTGTACGCCCAACTGCCGGATATTTCGATTACAACCGACATCATGGTCGGCTTCCCCACCGAAACCGAAGAACGTTTCCAATCTTCACTCCACGTTTGCGAAGAGGCGAAGTATCTGAAAGCGCATGTCTTCCGGTTCAGCCCACGCTTTGGCACTCCTGCCGATCAATGGGGCGACCCGATCAGCCCTCAGGAGAAAACTGAGCGGAGTCACCGTATCCAAGAGATCGCCAATCGAACGGCGGACCTGCACATGAGAAAGTTCCTGGGGCGCACGATGCGGGTTCTGGTAGAAGGCAAGATTGACCAAGAAGGTCTGCTTTCCGGGTTGACTGATAACTACCTTGAAGTCAAATTTGCGGGACCGCAGTCGTTGCGTAGGCAGATCGCCTGGGTGCGATTGGATGAGGTTCGGGATGGAGCGGTGTTTGGGGAGCTGGTGAGTGAGCCTGCGGAAGACACTCATAGCAAAGGCCAAGTCATGTTGCCAATGGCATAG
- the lpxK gene encoding tetraacyldisaccharide 4'-kinase, producing the protein MPRIEELWEEVGFANYLLAPASWLYSAGWLTYEALYKIGLKRPKEPHWPVVCVGNLTVGGSGKSPVTIHVAQVLQELGCEVVISCSGYGSPASEMASLAPEGELSAKEWGDEPAMIRDALRKIPLIVGRNRVRAAELCHEHFPNAVLLMDDGFQHLPVKKHVVILLDDPDRKNHFCMPAGPYRQPWRIGLGKGDTVIPGEFQVEAQELQIDDCRLMIESDLRSEIGLEIQNPKSKIANALCAIARPERFRKSLEEAGLTLQVFKALPDHADLTTGTIFHGLDPNLPLIVTAKDWVKLRENPESQRFDIRVAQYSVTIQPADDFRSWLHGKLKDQIQKTV; encoded by the coding sequence ATGCCGAGGATCGAGGAGCTTTGGGAGGAAGTTGGGTTTGCCAACTATCTCCTTGCACCTGCATCCTGGCTGTACTCCGCAGGCTGGCTGACTTACGAAGCCCTCTATAAGATTGGACTGAAGCGCCCAAAAGAGCCGCATTGGCCGGTGGTCTGCGTTGGGAATCTGACAGTCGGGGGGAGTGGGAAGAGCCCTGTCACGATCCATGTCGCTCAAGTTCTTCAGGAGCTCGGTTGCGAGGTTGTGATTTCATGCAGCGGATATGGAAGTCCGGCGTCGGAGATGGCTTCCCTTGCTCCTGAAGGTGAGCTGTCGGCGAAAGAGTGGGGCGATGAGCCAGCGATGATCCGTGATGCCCTTCGCAAAATACCATTAATCGTCGGGAGAAACCGAGTCCGGGCGGCGGAGCTTTGCCATGAGCATTTTCCGAATGCTGTCCTTTTGATGGACGACGGGTTCCAGCACCTTCCCGTCAAAAAACATGTCGTGATTCTCCTGGACGACCCGGATCGGAAGAACCACTTCTGCATGCCCGCAGGGCCGTATCGTCAGCCTTGGCGGATCGGGCTAGGGAAGGGAGACACCGTAATCCCAGGCGAGTTTCAGGTTGAAGCCCAAGAATTGCAGATTGATGATTGCAGATTGATGATTGAGAGTGATCTGAGATCGGAGATCGGACTGGAAATCCAAAATCCAAAATCCAAAATCGCCAACGCTCTTTGCGCCATCGCCCGCCCCGAGCGCTTTCGCAAGTCACTGGAGGAAGCAGGATTAACCCTTCAAGTCTTCAAGGCCCTGCCCGATCACGCCGACCTCACCACGGGTACCATTTTTCACGGGTTAGACCCGAATTTGCCGCTTATCGTCACGGCAAAGGATTGGGTGAAGCTCCGCGAAAACCCAGAGTCGCAACGTTTCGATATCCGAGTGGCACAATATAGTGTCACTATCCAACCTGCCGACGATTTTCGGTCCTGGCTCCATGGCAAGCTCAAAGATCAGATTCAAAAAACGGTTTGA
- a CDS encoding family 78 glycoside hydrolase catalytic domain has translation MSAPAAPTDLRVEHLTEAFGIDVAKPRFSWKLPWTQQGAHQIAFHVQVFVGDRVAWDSGEVPSAQSVLVEYEGEDLAPKTAYRWRVRAKSESGEWSDWSDYSGLETGFLDTAWTARWIGAGWHGTTQDSAPCPYLRTEFELPAAPIKARLYISALGLFEGWINGKKIGNDLLAPGWTEYDKRVYYHTYDVLNLVHAGSNAIGAILGDGWYCGHVGLAAREQYGDRPYLLAQLEVECADGSLVTTTTDSSWQCAKGALLESDLLMGESYDANQELTGWATTEYSGGDWEAATLGESLNPKLVGFPRPPIRAVKTLQPVTEPVKIESESGPQWIVDFGQNMVGWVRIKLTAPQGTTMILRHGEMLSPDGTLYTENLRSAKQTNTYVFKGDPVGEVFEPRFTFHGFRYLEISGVPEAPKQADIQGVVLCSDLEETGSFECSHPLINQLQSNIVWGQRGNFLDVPTDCPQRDERLGWTGDAQAFVGTAAFNMNVAPFFAKWLQDLTDSQKADGRIPPVAPHPSLKVVPDDGGPGWADALAICPWSIYQDYADRGLLEKIYEPLCRFVNFLEANSPGGIRASADGELFRGFGDWLSIGVDTPLDLVGTAFYANSVDVVSKIAAVVRPGDVLKWEAKHAAVVQAFRNRFVSPDGLVVGNTQSSYVLALAFGLIPKDKEQVAVQALVDDIGKRGWLLTTGFLGSGYLLHVLSDHGRTDVAFRLLLQTKCPSWLYPVTQGATTIWERWDGWTQEKGFQDVGMNSFNHYAFGAVGSWLYQKLAGISPGSEPGYKSFTLKPFIGGGLRSARASYESSYGLIESNWSVDGDRFAWDIAIPANTEADVWVPCGEDDAFASPHQDQFSPSSPWKHAKMPAGRYQFEVAGPGIVSMSARGESG, from the coding sequence ATGTCTGCGCCTGCCGCACCAACCGACCTCCGCGTCGAACACTTGACCGAAGCTTTCGGCATCGACGTCGCCAAGCCCCGGTTTTCTTGGAAACTTCCTTGGACACAACAAGGGGCTCACCAGATAGCATTTCATGTCCAGGTTTTCGTTGGAGATCGTGTCGCGTGGGATTCTGGGGAAGTCCCGTCAGCACAGAGTGTTCTTGTTGAATACGAAGGCGAAGACTTAGCCCCTAAGACGGCTTATCGTTGGCGAGTCAGAGCGAAATCAGAGTCGGGCGAATGGTCGGACTGGAGCGATTACAGCGGACTTGAAACGGGATTTTTGGATACGGCTTGGACCGCCCGTTGGATCGGCGCTGGTTGGCATGGCACAACCCAAGATTCGGCACCCTGTCCTTACCTTCGAACTGAGTTTGAGCTGCCTGCGGCACCCATCAAGGCCCGACTCTATATCTCTGCTCTTGGCCTCTTCGAGGGCTGGATCAACGGCAAAAAGATCGGAAACGATCTGCTTGCTCCCGGCTGGACCGAGTACGACAAGCGAGTTTATTACCATACGTACGATGTGCTCAATCTGGTTCATGCAGGTTCAAATGCTATCGGGGCCATCTTGGGAGATGGCTGGTATTGCGGGCACGTTGGGCTTGCCGCTCGTGAGCAGTACGGCGATCGACCCTACCTGCTTGCGCAGCTTGAGGTGGAGTGTGCCGACGGGAGCCTTGTAACAACCACTACAGATTCAAGCTGGCAGTGCGCAAAGGGAGCGTTGTTGGAATCCGACTTGCTCATGGGTGAGTCTTACGACGCGAATCAGGAACTGACGGGATGGGCGACAACCGAATACAGCGGTGGGGATTGGGAGGCGGCAACGCTCGGAGAGAGCTTGAACCCCAAACTTGTGGGATTCCCCCGCCCTCCGATCCGTGCAGTCAAAACGCTGCAACCTGTCACCGAACCTGTGAAGATCGAGTCCGAGTCTGGCCCTCAATGGATCGTTGACTTTGGCCAGAACATGGTCGGATGGGTGCGAATCAAGCTCACGGCGCCGCAAGGGACGACGATGATCCTGCGGCACGGGGAGATGCTGAGCCCGGACGGCACTCTCTATACCGAGAACCTGCGCAGTGCCAAGCAGACCAATACTTATGTCTTCAAGGGCGATCCGGTAGGAGAGGTCTTTGAACCAAGATTCACCTTTCACGGCTTCCGATATCTTGAGATCTCCGGTGTGCCTGAAGCGCCCAAGCAGGCGGATATCCAGGGTGTTGTGTTATGCAGCGATCTTGAAGAAACGGGGAGCTTTGAGTGTTCGCATCCGCTGATCAACCAGTTGCAGAGCAACATCGTGTGGGGGCAGCGCGGCAATTTCCTTGATGTCCCGACCGATTGCCCACAGCGCGACGAGCGCCTAGGTTGGACTGGGGATGCCCAAGCTTTCGTGGGGACAGCTGCCTTCAACATGAACGTCGCTCCGTTCTTTGCGAAATGGCTCCAGGACCTCACCGACTCTCAAAAGGCAGACGGGCGCATCCCCCCGGTTGCGCCTCACCCAAGCCTCAAGGTTGTGCCCGATGATGGCGGGCCGGGATGGGCCGATGCACTGGCAATCTGCCCTTGGTCGATCTATCAAGACTATGCGGATCGGGGACTGCTGGAGAAGATCTACGAGCCGCTTTGTCGGTTCGTGAACTTTCTCGAAGCGAACTCACCGGGGGGCATCAGGGCGAGCGCCGATGGCGAACTCTTCCGAGGATTCGGAGACTGGCTTAGCATCGGCGTGGACACTCCGCTCGATCTCGTTGGGACCGCGTTCTATGCAAACTCAGTGGATGTCGTGAGCAAGATTGCAGCTGTGGTCCGGCCGGGAGATGTCCTCAAATGGGAAGCCAAACATGCAGCGGTGGTGCAAGCGTTTCGCAACCGATTTGTCTCCCCCGATGGCCTTGTCGTTGGGAATACACAAAGCTCTTACGTGCTTGCGCTCGCCTTTGGATTGATCCCGAAAGACAAGGAACAGGTCGCTGTTCAAGCGCTCGTGGACGATATCGGCAAACGGGGTTGGCTCCTCACAACCGGATTTTTGGGGTCGGGGTACTTACTTCATGTTCTTTCCGATCATGGGCGTACAGATGTGGCCTTCCGGCTCCTTCTTCAAACCAAGTGCCCCAGTTGGCTCTACCCCGTCACGCAAGGGGCGACGACGATCTGGGAGAGATGGGATGGCTGGACACAGGAAAAGGGCTTCCAAGACGTTGGGATGAACTCCTTCAACCACTATGCTTTTGGCGCTGTCGGTTCGTGGCTCTATCAAAAACTGGCGGGAATATCGCCGGGGAGCGAGCCCGGCTACAAGTCCTTTACTCTCAAACCATTTATCGGAGGAGGACTCCGATCAGCACGAGCAAGCTACGAAAGCTCGTATGGCCTCATCGAGAGCAACTGGTCAGTGGATGGGGATCGGTTCGCGTGGGACATTGCGATCCCGGCAAATACGGAGGCTGATGTGTGGGTGCCGTGCGGAGAAGACGATGCCTTTGCAAGCCCGCATCAAGATCAGTTCTCACCTTCGAGCCCCTGGAAACACGCAAAAATGCCTGCTGGAAGATACCAATTTGAGGTTGCTGGCCCAGGGATTGTATCGATGTCCGCTCGCGGAGAATCGGGCTAG